From Oenococcus sicerae, the proteins below share one genomic window:
- a CDS encoding nucleotidyltransferase — protein sequence MKAVGLITEYNPLHNGHLYHLKQAEKSTEADIAIVIMSGNWVQRGLPAIADKWQRAQAAIDAGADLVFELPFYYAAQAGDIFADGAVRLLADLQAASIVCGSEHADTDFIDLAKQAPATDGDMTFDVKNQTYASNFAAALQAKTGFQLENANDILAFSYAKAILKQKLQGRLQLLTIPRVAAGYHDDVLNNGRIASATAIRKALADEQDISAFTPMKNLKYTDYEEKLFELLKYRLSTDGLGQIRSVYQVNEGMEFLIKQAIEKNPLNFAEFIAMIKSKRYTFARLHRVLVYILLNIKVDQMNLAMQNPYHRLLAFTQAGRAYLHEKKKQFQLPIISHVDQKIANKSLNIDYKAGLVYDQIMGIKDAQDIKRTPIQA from the coding sequence ATGAAAGCAGTCGGGCTCATAACTGAGTACAATCCCTTGCATAATGGTCATCTTTATCATTTGAAGCAGGCAGAAAAATCTACTGAGGCCGATATTGCTATTGTTATCATGTCGGGCAACTGGGTACAACGAGGTTTACCGGCGATTGCAGATAAATGGCAACGTGCACAAGCAGCTATAGACGCTGGCGCTGATTTGGTCTTTGAATTACCATTTTATTATGCTGCGCAGGCTGGCGATATTTTCGCTGATGGCGCTGTCAGACTGTTAGCGGATTTGCAAGCAGCTTCAATTGTCTGTGGATCTGAACATGCGGATACGGACTTTATTGATTTAGCTAAGCAGGCACCGGCAACCGATGGTGATATGACTTTTGATGTTAAAAATCAAACTTATGCCAGTAATTTTGCAGCAGCTTTGCAAGCGAAAACCGGCTTTCAGTTAGAAAATGCCAACGATATTTTGGCTTTCAGCTATGCGAAAGCAATTTTGAAACAGAAACTCCAAGGTCGTTTGCAGCTTTTGACGATCCCGCGTGTAGCAGCTGGTTACCATGATGACGTGTTGAATAATGGTAGAATTGCATCTGCGACCGCAATTCGCAAAGCTTTGGCAGATGAACAAGATATTAGTGCTTTTACGCCAATGAAAAATTTGAAATACACTGATTATGAAGAAAAGTTATTCGAACTTTTAAAATATCGTTTATCAACTGATGGACTAGGGCAGATACGCTCAGTTTACCAGGTAAATGAGGGCATGGAGTTTTTGATAAAGCAGGCTATTGAAAAAAATCCACTTAATTTTGCTGAATTTATTGCAATGATTAAGTCAAAACGTTATACTTTTGCCCGTCTGCATCGGGTGCTGGTCTACATATTATTGAATATCAAGGTTGATCAGATGAATTTGGCGATGCAGAATCCATATCATCGATTATTAGCTTTTACACAGGCTGGACGTGCTTACTTGCATGAGAAAAAAAAGCAGTTTCAATTGCCGATCATTAGTCATGTGGATCAGAAAATAGCGAATAAGAGTTTGAATATTGATTATAAAGCCGGTCTGGTTTATGACCAAATTATGGGCATTAAAGATGCACAGGATATTAAAAGGACGCCGATTCAAGCATGA
- a CDS encoding DUF177 domain-containing protein, with the protein MKYLVQQLQKYQQQPLVVDEQLDLSAAAKENFSDRLLDLKAIHATGEISYEKGDQIKVDLLLVGTAVLPSARSAKAVDYPFKVQMNELYVQDEASLKAFDQTEQVFLIEKNQLDLDAAILENIITNLPMTVYAADESAEQPLSGGGWQLISEEDYVEPESHTAQQENQSLGDFFPDNSDNNKDR; encoded by the coding sequence ATGAAGTATTTAGTTCAACAATTACAAAAATATCAGCAGCAGCCGCTTGTTGTTGACGAACAGCTTGATCTTTCAGCGGCAGCGAAAGAAAATTTTTCTGATCGTTTGTTGGATTTAAAGGCCATTCATGCTACTGGCGAAATTAGTTATGAAAAAGGTGATCAGATCAAAGTTGATCTGTTACTGGTCGGGACAGCTGTTTTGCCATCGGCACGGAGTGCTAAAGCCGTCGATTATCCTTTTAAAGTTCAAATGAATGAGCTCTATGTTCAAGATGAGGCTTCGTTAAAAGCATTTGATCAGACTGAGCAAGTATTTTTGATTGAGAAAAATCAATTAGATTTAGATGCCGCGATCCTTGAAAACATCATTACGAATTTACCAATGACTGTTTATGCTGCTGACGAGTCAGCCGAACAGCCTTTATCAGGCGGTGGTTGGCAGTTGATCAGCGAAGAAGATTATGTAGAACCAGAGAGTCATACAGCACAGCAAGAGAATCAAAGTTTGGGAGATTTTTTCCCGGATAATTCAGATAATAACAAAGATAGGTAG
- a CDS encoding class I SAM-dependent DNA methyltransferase, with product MDSNYSMFAKLYDRLFDLDLYRDWDHFVQANVDSRASKRVLDLAGGSGRLAVLLAKQGYQTTLLDLSSEMLSLANQHAEENHVRLDLIQADMTDDWPLVDSFPLITSFADSLNYLPDLQTLQQTLIQVFHHLKKGGKFLFDVITPYQVKVGYDNYMYNNDDDPTHIFMWTSFPGDDVNSVDHDLKFFVYDDQLDAFKLVREIHHEQTYPIKKYIAILEKIGFTNIKVTADFGRSPVSDQTTRAFFSVEKA from the coding sequence ATGGATTCTAATTATTCGATGTTTGCAAAATTGTATGATAGACTTTTCGACCTCGACCTTTATCGAGATTGGGATCATTTCGTGCAGGCAAATGTTGATTCTCGTGCATCAAAACGAGTATTGGACCTGGCTGGCGGTTCTGGCCGTTTGGCTGTGCTGCTCGCTAAACAAGGCTACCAGACAACTTTGTTAGACTTATCATCGGAAATGCTGAGTTTGGCTAATCAGCATGCTGAAGAGAATCACGTTAGGCTGGATTTGATTCAAGCGGACATGACGGATGATTGGCCCTTGGTAGATTCTTTTCCATTGATCACAAGCTTTGCAGATTCGCTGAATTATTTACCGGATCTGCAGACGTTGCAGCAGACATTAATACAGGTTTTTCATCATTTGAAAAAAGGTGGAAAATTCTTATTCGATGTGATCACACCCTATCAGGTCAAAGTCGGCTACGACAATTATATGTATAACAATGATGATGATCCGACACACATTTTTATGTGGACCAGTTTCCCTGGCGATGATGTGAATTCAGTTGATCATGATTTAAAGTTTTTTGTCTATGATGACCAATTAGATGCTTTTAAATTAGTCAGAGAAATTCATCACGAACAGACATATCCGATCAAGAAATACATAGCTATTTTAGAAAAAATAGGTTTTACGAATATTAAAGTCACAGCTGATTTCGGCAGGTCCCCAGTTAGCGATCAAACAACAAGAGCCTTTTTTTCGGTGGAAAAAGCATGA